A genomic window from Bradyrhizobium lupini includes:
- a CDS encoding peptide ABC transporter substrate-binding protein has translation MADDTGKFGVGALHLGNPNRRQIFQLGAGAAAGWTLSGNAFAQTERPTNPPDKPRGQVIAALSQEPTVFHPLMPGIEVDQGIWWQVFSPLWFIDPDGKFVPDLAREVPTVENGGLSADGLTWKIKLRSDVKWHDGTPFTAEDVKFSLELINNPDFRARSRVGHSLVKDIKIVAPDEIHWRMEAPYSPYMSILGSLTFIVPKHILEKVTDPNASPFHNAPVGTGPFRWGERVPGDHIQLNAHTGYHAKGPYVERVVFKYIPDLTVLYTQFRTGQVDYTGLQGILPNFVQEAKTLKGCKIFVSSTSSVEHIAPNLEFGALADRTVREALYLAINKQAIIDALNYGLPTQTESFVPQQAWSFQQGLPQHKYDPAKANTLLDAAGWVRGAGGVREKGGVKLEFTNSTTSGNAVREQTQQLLIQDWRAIGAAMRVNNMPAAVIWGDFWQQSKFNSVIVGVNFMLGSDPDVTPRFGSGAIPAKGGRGYNTYQYRNPEADRLLAEGAKQFDLAQRKTTYGALQKLIRDDLAILPLFQGFIAEGVKEGLQGFRPNINMSINCWNIREWYWA, from the coding sequence ATGGCGGACGACACCGGGAAGTTCGGCGTTGGGGCACTGCATCTCGGCAATCCGAATCGCCGTCAGATCTTTCAGCTCGGGGCCGGCGCCGCGGCGGGATGGACGCTATCGGGCAACGCATTTGCGCAGACAGAACGCCCGACCAATCCGCCGGACAAGCCGCGCGGACAGGTGATCGCGGCGCTGTCGCAGGAGCCGACGGTCTTTCATCCCCTGATGCCGGGCATCGAAGTCGATCAGGGCATCTGGTGGCAGGTGTTCTCGCCGCTCTGGTTCATCGATCCCGACGGCAAGTTCGTTCCCGACCTCGCCCGCGAAGTCCCGACGGTCGAGAATGGCGGCCTCTCGGCCGACGGCCTGACCTGGAAGATCAAGCTCCGCAGCGACGTGAAATGGCACGACGGCACGCCGTTCACGGCCGAGGACGTGAAGTTCTCGCTTGAGCTGATCAACAACCCCGATTTTCGCGCGCGCAGCCGCGTCGGCCATAGTCTCGTCAAGGACATCAAGATCGTCGCGCCCGACGAGATTCACTGGCGCATGGAAGCTCCCTATTCGCCCTATATGTCGATCCTGGGATCGCTGACCTTCATCGTGCCCAAGCACATCCTGGAGAAGGTGACCGATCCGAACGCCTCGCCGTTCCACAATGCGCCTGTCGGCACCGGACCGTTCCGCTGGGGCGAGCGCGTGCCGGGCGACCACATTCAGTTGAATGCCCATACCGGCTATCACGCCAAGGGACCCTACGTTGAGCGCGTGGTGTTCAAATACATTCCAGACCTGACCGTGCTCTACACCCAGTTCCGCACCGGCCAGGTCGATTACACCGGCCTGCAAGGCATTCTGCCGAACTTCGTGCAGGAAGCGAAGACGCTGAAGGGCTGCAAGATCTTCGTCTCATCCACGTCGTCGGTGGAGCACATCGCGCCCAATCTGGAGTTCGGCGCGTTGGCGGACCGCACGGTGCGCGAGGCGCTGTATCTCGCGATCAACAAGCAGGCGATCATCGACGCGCTGAACTACGGCTTGCCGACGCAGACCGAAAGTTTCGTGCCGCAACAGGCCTGGTCGTTCCAGCAGGGACTGCCGCAGCACAAATACGATCCGGCCAAGGCCAACACGCTGCTCGATGCGGCCGGTTGGGTCCGCGGCGCCGGCGGCGTGCGCGAGAAAGGCGGCGTCAAGCTCGAATTCACCAATTCAACGACGTCGGGCAATGCGGTGCGTGAGCAGACCCAGCAGCTGCTGATCCAGGACTGGCGCGCGATCGGTGCCGCGATGCGCGTCAACAACATGCCGGCCGCCGTGATCTGGGGCGACTTCTGGCAGCAATCGAAATTCAATTCGGTGATCGTGGGAGTGAATTTCATGCTCGGCAGCGACCCCGACGTGACGCCCCGCTTCGGCTCCGGCGCCATTCCTGCCAAAGGTGGCCGCGGCTACAACACCTATCAGTATCGCAACCCGGAGGCGGATCGGCTTCTCGCCGAAGGTGCCAAGCAGTTCGATCTGGCGCAGCGCAAGACGACCTATGGCGCTCTGCAAAAGCTCATCCGCGACGACCTCGCGATCCTGCCCCTGTTCCAGGGCTTCATCGCCGAAGGTGTGAAGGAAGGGCTGCAAGGCTTCCGTCCCAACATCAACATGTCGATCAACTGCTGGAACATTCGCGAATGGTATTGGGCCTGA
- a CDS encoding ATP-binding protein, producing MKLRRLLTLAMAAQVIVTAAALLVSYAATGTGFGIAQIVAMLASGAIAVLLARLCTRAIETAQEKRAAALLTEQARASAQMTQAVIKTALDAFVQTDQNGIVLEWSLQAEALTGWTRKEALGTDVVNLLIAEPLRDGFRQRMMRLLPELSDTPIGIRFEATLLHRDGDEILIEASSTALHIGGRTLINNFVKDVTQKRAAEEQLIQAQKMEAIGQLTGGIAHEFNNMLTVITGTIEILADAVKDNPPLATITKLISDAADRGAALTSSLLSFARKQALKPAESDINELLEELAKLLLATFDKKIEIVTRLDGNIWLALVDRGQLSSALLNLAINARDAMLDGGRLTLTTRNVVFGVREAVAVGAGYAGDYVEIEIGDTGTGIPPAILERIFDPFFSTKDVGKGTGLGLSMVFGFIKQSGGGIKVASEEGRGTTFTIYLPKAEASTLRPTGYDERKVVGGTETILCVEDDRDVRQYVTVQLESLGYKVIPAANAAEALAIAAEGTPFDLLFTDIVMAGSLNGRELADEMVASRPSLRVLFTSGYAYDAPHAQGRATKGAPLLTKPYRKAELARMLRRSLDTAVDDAGDPIPTPYSVQADLEGFLRRQAAERDGATRSRKT from the coding sequence ATGAAACTCAGGCGGCTTCTGACACTCGCGATGGCCGCGCAGGTCATCGTGACCGCGGCGGCTCTCCTCGTCTCCTATGCCGCGACCGGAACCGGGTTCGGCATTGCCCAGATCGTCGCCATGCTCGCAAGCGGCGCCATTGCGGTCCTGCTCGCTCGTCTGTGCACGCGCGCGATCGAAACGGCGCAGGAAAAACGGGCCGCCGCGCTACTGACCGAGCAGGCGCGGGCCAGCGCACAGATGACGCAAGCGGTCATCAAGACCGCGCTCGATGCCTTCGTTCAGACCGACCAGAACGGCATCGTGCTGGAATGGAGCCTTCAGGCCGAGGCCCTGACGGGATGGACGCGCAAGGAGGCGCTCGGCACGGACGTCGTCAACCTCCTCATCGCCGAGCCGCTGCGCGACGGCTTCAGGCAACGCATGATGCGGCTGCTGCCGGAATTGTCGGATACGCCGATCGGCATCCGGTTCGAAGCGACCCTGCTGCACCGGGACGGCGACGAGATCCTGATCGAGGCCTCCAGCACGGCGCTCCACATCGGGGGGCGCACCCTCATCAACAATTTCGTCAAGGATGTCACCCAGAAGCGCGCCGCCGAGGAGCAGCTGATCCAGGCCCAGAAGATGGAGGCGATCGGTCAGCTCACCGGCGGCATTGCTCACGAATTCAACAACATGCTCACCGTGATCACGGGCACGATCGAGATCCTCGCCGACGCCGTGAAGGATAATCCGCCGCTCGCGACCATCACCAAGCTGATCAGCGACGCCGCCGATCGCGGCGCCGCGCTGACGTCGAGCCTGTTGTCCTTTGCCCGCAAGCAGGCGCTCAAGCCGGCCGAGAGCGACATCAACGAGCTGCTCGAAGAGCTCGCAAAGCTGCTGCTGGCAACCTTCGACAAGAAGATCGAGATCGTGACCCGGCTCGACGGCAACATTTGGCTCGCCCTCGTCGATCGCGGCCAATTGAGCTCGGCGCTTCTCAACCTCGCGATCAACGCCCGCGACGCGATGCTGGACGGCGGCAGACTGACGTTGACGACGCGCAACGTCGTGTTCGGCGTCCGCGAGGCCGTGGCGGTCGGGGCCGGCTATGCCGGCGACTATGTCGAGATCGAGATAGGCGATACCGGAACTGGCATTCCGCCGGCCATTCTGGAGCGGATCTTCGATCCCTTCTTCTCGACCAAGGACGTCGGGAAGGGCACCGGGCTCGGGCTCAGCATGGTGTTCGGATTCATCAAGCAGTCCGGTGGCGGAATCAAGGTCGCTTCCGAAGAAGGACGCGGCACGACTTTCACGATCTATCTGCCGAAGGCGGAGGCGAGCACGCTTCGCCCCACCGGCTATGACGAGCGCAAGGTCGTGGGCGGGACGGAAACCATTCTTTGTGTCGAGGACGACCGCGACGTCCGCCAGTACGTCACGGTTCAGCTCGAAAGCCTCGGCTACAAGGTCATCCCGGCCGCGAATGCAGCCGAGGCACTGGCCATCGCGGCCGAAGGCACGCCCTTCGACCTGCTTTTCACCGACATCGTGATGGCCGGCAGCTTGAACGGACGAGAGCTCGCCGACGAGATGGTGGCGTCGCGCCCCTCGCTGCGGGTGCTATTCACGTCGGGCTATGCCTACGACGCCCCGCATGCGCAGGGACGCGCCACCAAGGGCGCACCGCTTCTGACAAAGCCCTACCGCAAGGCCGAGCTCGCGCGCATGCTGCGCCGCTCTCTCGACACCGCTGTCGACGACGCGGGCGATCCGATCCCGACGCCCTATTCCGTGCAGGCCGATCTCGAAGGCTTTCTGCGCAGGCAGGCGGCTGAACGCGATGGCGCGACAAGGTCGCGGAAGACCTAG
- a CDS encoding cupin domain-containing protein, which produces MDGRGEINDPKDAPPTEADDAVDQRLGETVRLLRQRAGLSIQDVANKTGLSNGMISQLERARAMPSIRTLRLLSIALDVPISYFFETTDPADVQRYIVRKNGRRLLRLTASGVVKEALTPADKGQLEFYELTLNPGASSGTDFLQHTGEKAGYILSGSLRLWLDNQAHLLDAGDSFRFPSIVPHMFDNPTQQTARVIWVTTLRQTDSPAG; this is translated from the coding sequence ATGGATGGTCGCGGCGAGATCAACGATCCGAAGGATGCCCCGCCGACCGAAGCCGATGATGCCGTCGACCAGCGCCTCGGCGAGACCGTGCGGCTGCTGCGGCAGCGCGCGGGCCTGTCGATCCAGGACGTCGCCAACAAGACCGGCCTCTCCAACGGCATGATCAGCCAGCTCGAACGCGCGCGCGCCATGCCGTCGATACGCACGCTGCGCCTGCTCAGCATCGCGCTCGACGTTCCCATCTCCTATTTCTTCGAGACCACCGATCCCGCCGACGTGCAGCGCTATATCGTGCGCAAGAACGGCCGGCGCCTGCTGCGGCTCACCGCCAGCGGCGTCGTCAAGGAAGCGCTGACGCCGGCAGACAAAGGCCAGCTCGAATTCTACGAGCTCACGCTCAATCCCGGCGCCTCGTCCGGCACCGACTTCCTGCAGCACACCGGCGAGAAGGCGGGCTACATCCTCTCAGGCAGCCTGCGGCTGTGGCTCGACAACCAGGCCCATCTGCTCGACGCCGGCGACAGCTTTCGCTTTCCGAGCATCGTGCCGCACATGTTCGACAACCCGACCCAGCAGACGGCCCGCGTGATCTGGGTGACGACGCTGCGCCAGACCGATTCGCCGGCAGGTTGA